A genomic segment from Glycine max cultivar Williams 82 chromosome 1, Glycine_max_v4.0, whole genome shotgun sequence encodes:
- the LOC102664658 gene encoding uncharacterized protein — MSNQKSTESAIKNLEVQVGQLAKQLAERPSNKFTTNTEKNPKEECKAVMTRSKMAIQAEESRADQKVEGFKQQLADEPVEDLVELEEIVEEVKEKVIEIEKKKGKNEDNIEKKKEATPIESKEVPYPLVPSRKDKERDLARFLDIFKKLKMTLRFGEALWQMLLYAKFLKDMLTKKNWYIHSDKTIVECNCSAVIQRILPPKHKDPGVVTIPCSIGEVTVGKDLIDLGASINLMSLSMCRRLGEIEIMPIHMTLQLADRSITRPYGVIEDVLVKVKHLIFTADFIVIDIEEDADIPLIHGRPFMSTARLMVDMGKKILQMGIED; from the exons ATGTCTAACCAAAAGAGCACCGAGTCTGCAATTAAGAATCTGGAAGTCCAAGTGGGTCAGCTTGCAAAGCAATTAGCTGAAAGACCATCCAACAAATTTACAACAAACACAGAGAAAAATCCTAAAGAAGAGtgcaaagctgtgatgactagaagcaaAATGGCGATTCAAGCGGAGGAAAGTAGAGCTGATCAGAAGGTGGAGGGATTTAAACAACAACTGGCTGATGAACCGGTTGAAGATTTAGTGGAACTTGAAGAAATTGTGGAGGAAGTAAAAG agaaggttattgagattgagaagAAGAAGGGCAAGAATGAGGATAacatagaaaagaagaaagaggctaCTCCTATTGAAAGCAAGGAGGTACCTTATCCGTTGGTACCCTCTCGGAAAGATAAAGAGCGAGATttggccagatttcttgatatcttcaagaaactgaAAATGACTTTGCGGTTTGGAGAAGCACTTTGGCAAATGCtcctctatgccaaatttttgaaggatatgttaaccAAGAAGAACTggtacatccatagtgacaAAACTATTGTGGAATGTAATTGTAGTGCTGTTATTCAACGCAttcttccacccaagcacaaagatcctggagtTGTCACGATACCGTGTTCTATTGGTGAGGTCACTGTAGGCAAAGatctcatagacttgggagccagtatcaatttAATGTCTCTTTCCATGTGCCGACgacttggagagatagagatTATGCCCATACACATGACCCTCCAGTTAGCTGACCGTTCCATCACAAGGCCATATGGAgttattgaagatgttttggtgaaggttaAGCACCTTATATTTACAGCTGATTTCATTGTCATAGATATAGAAGAGGATGCTGACATTCCTCTCATTCATGGCcgcccattcatgtctactgCAAGATTAATGGTAGACATGGGGAAGAAGATTCTGCAGATGGGCATAGAAGATTAG